The Corvus hawaiiensis isolate bCorHaw1 chromosome 29, bCorHaw1.pri.cur, whole genome shotgun sequence region CGAGGGACGCGCGCGTGCGGTCACGGGGTGTGACATGGGCACAGGAGCGGGGCGACAACGGGGCCGCTCTGCCCGAGCCAAGCCCTGCAGGACCGGCGGGCTCATCCCTGCTCAACTGCGGGGACGGACCGGGGCGGAATGAGCCCACATCGGCCACAAACCTGGCGATCCATCAAAGCCCTTCAGGGACTCCCCCACCCTCAGCCCGGCACCATCATTTGGGGCAGGCAAAACCTTCCCCCGTTCCCGTCCTCTTGGGACCCCCAGACCATGGTCAGCCCAGGACACTGGACACTCGGCCACCTGGTGCCACGGCTCCATCTCGGTCCCCTCGGGCAGGACGGGGAGAGCAGAGCCCGGGATGTGCCCTCGAGCTGTGGGTCAGGGCAGGGGGGCCGGGGGCTTTCCCTGCACCCCTCGGATGATCCCAAATCAAACCAGGTCCCTCCCACGGGGCTttgcccagagcagggggaaggAGTGTCCGGGATGTCCCCACCCCATCACCCAGGTGGACACACggctggggtgtccctgtcaccggggggaggggggggggggacacacgcCCAGGGAGCCCCGCGCAGGCGGGTGACCCGAGGTCTTGTGGCATGGCCGCGTGATGCCATGAAATCACCCACCCTGGGCATGAAATCACCCACCCTGGGCATGAAATCGTCCCTTCAGGGCATGAAATCGCCCCTCCCAGGCACACCAGGCTGGGACTGGGGGGACACAACCCCCCCCACCAGTCCCCTCCCACCCTCGGGCACATAAAGCCggcggcagcgctgcccccgcccgGCTCCAGCACCGACCATGGgtcacctgcagctctggctggccGTCCTGGCCGGGTTCACGGGGATCGCGGCCCAAGAAGGTAGGGGGACACCGGGCTGGGGGGACAGGAGCCAGCACGGGGCAGGGCAGGTCCCGGGGGATGCGGCAGCAGCTCTCGGATCACTCTCGGTCAGTGGGGCTGcaggatgctggagcagggagtcACCCCGGGGGGACAGCGGAAGGCTCCGGGATAGTCAGAGTGGGCTGTGGGACGCTCCGACCTGCCAGCACGTCCCCTGTGTTGTCCCCAGACCTGTACCGAAAGGTGTTCGTGTTCCGAAAGGATCCCAGCGATGCCTACGTGGTGCTGCGGGcgcggctggagcagcccctgcacaACTTCACCGTGTGCCTGCGCTCCTACACCGACCTCAGCCGGCCCCACAGCCTCTTCTCCTACGCCACCAAAGTCCAGGACAACGAGATCCTGCTCTTCAAGCCCAAACCCGAGGAGTACCGCTTCTACGTAGGGGGCAAGTTCGTCACCTTCCGCGTCCCCGAGGGCCGCGGGGACTGGGAGCACGTCTGCGCCAGCTGGGAATCCGCCACCGGCATCGCCGAGTTCTGGCTCAACGGGAAGCCCTGGCCGAggaaggggctgcagaggggctACACCGTGGGGGCCACGGCCGCCatcctgctggggcaggagcaggacagctTCGGTGGAGGCTTCGACTTCTACAACTCCTTCTCGGGGGAGCTGACCGATGTCTACCTGTGGGACGTGACGCTGTCCCCGGACAAGATGCGCGCAGCCTTCCTGTCCCTGCGCCTGCCGCCCGCCCTGCTGGCCTGGAACAGCCTCAGCTACGAGGTGAAGGGAGACGTGGTGGTGAAACCGCGGCTCCGGGAGGCGCTGAGGGCCTGAGGGCTGCGGGGTCTGCGGTGGGGGTGGCCTCGGTCCCCCCGTcccctcctcatccccatcGCTCACACCACTCTCCCCGTCACCCAGCACCCCTTCACCTCTACAACCCACCACGAGGAAGGTTCTccagctggggacaggctgcCCCCGAGTGCCACCAACACCCGGGGCACCCACTCCCCTCCCCACGCCCCCTGAGCTGCCCCACGGCCGTCCCTGCACGAGCAGGACACGgatccagcactgcccagccccatATAGAGTCAGGAACCAGAAGGCTGCAATCTTGGGGACAGGGGAAGTGTccccaaagcctgtccccaCGCCCACACACCAGCCCCTTGCTGATTGCCCAACAGCCCTGGGGCCTGGGGACGAAGGTCAGGGTTGCCACCAAAGTTCCTGTCAGCCCCTGAGCAGTCCCGGGTGGCTCCGAGTTCCCCCCTTCCCACGGCGGTGACAGTGGCCGGGTTTGGCGGTGCCATGGCACGGTGGCGGCTCTGCCTCCTCATCCTCGCTGTGCTCTTCAGCCCCGCAGCCCCACGAGGTAGGGGtgggggggacaccgggaccccccccccccggggacATGAGGAAAGGGGGTGCAGAGGAGGGCACGGGGACatgcgggggggggggtgttaTGGGGCCAGTGGGGCACCCTGAGTGCTCCAAAAGGGTGTGGGGGGGGCAAAAGGGGGTACGGGGGACCCCACAGTAACCGTGCAGTGAAAGGGCACCCCGAGCTCTGcaagggagggatggggggcaCAAAGGGGCGCAGGGGGACCCACAGTGGCTGTGCCATAAAAGGGGCACCCAGAGCTCATCACGggggtgctgtgcagggcacaGGGGTCTTGGGAAGGCTGGGAGGAGGGGACACGATGGCAGCACAGCGAGAGCCCAGAGGGGCACCCTGAGCACCGAAATGGGGGGACAGCAGTGGGGGGTGGCAGCGACTCGATGCTGGGGTGTTGCAGGGACACGGGggtgccacaggcagggacagcaggacaggGTGACCCCCAGCCCAGGTTGAGCTCTGGGTGCCGCAGAAACGCTGAGGGCCCAGATCTGGGCGCAGCCGCCGGTGCCCACCCTGTACCACCAGCTGATGCTGATCTGTGAGGTCACCGGGGAGATCGGGTAAGGccccccaccctccctccctccctcccactgccccacGGCACGGACCTGGGTGTGGGCAGGGAGCACCCCCGTGTTCCCCACCCCACGGCACAGCCATGCCAGGTGTCCCCCCTGAGTGACCCCGGGCCGGTGCAGCCCCCAGGAGTACCTGTGGGAGAAGCAAGGGAGTCCAGGCCCCCTGCAGAAACACCCCAACAGCATCCTGCTCTTCCGCCCCTTCAACAAGACCCACCTGGGCACCTACACCTGCACGGCCAGCGGCCCCCAAGGCACGGCTGTGGCCACCTACAGCCTGTGGATAAACGGTAGGGATGGCACCGAGGGGACACGGGctctcccctgctccccacagctTGTCCTCACCACCCCATGCCACCCTGTGATGGTGGCACCCGTACTGGGGGCTGATGCTGGAGGTCACCTCCAGccatggcaggagcagccacctctgtcTCGCCTCTCGCAGACATGGTGGGCTCGGTGTTCGTGTTCCCCCAAAAGTCCCAAAGCGCCTATGTGCAGGTGAAGGCgaagctggagcagcccctgaaCAACTTCACCGTGTGCCTGAGGTCCTTCACCGACCTCACACGGCCCTGCAGCCTCTTCTCCTACGCCACCAAAAACCAGAGCAAAGAGATCCGGCTCTTCAAGCCTGGACCCGGCCGGTATGAGCTCTATGTAGGGGGCAAGTTCTTGCTCTTCAGGGTGCCCAAAAGCCTTGAGGAGAGCGAGCACGTCTGCGCCAGCTGGGAATCCTCCACCGGCATCGTGCGGTTCTGGTTCAACGGGAAGCCCTGGCCGAggaaggggctgcagaggggctACACCGTGGGAGTGCCAGCGTCCATCCTGCTGGGGCAGGACCAGGACAGCTTTGGGGGCAGATTCAATGACCAGCAGTCCTTCATGGGGGAGATTTCGTCCGTGTACATGTGGGACATGGGGATCTCCACCTCGGAGGTGAAAGCAGCCATGTATAACCGCCCCAATGAAACCCCCATCTTTGGCTGGAGGAACTTCCCCTACAAGATTGTGGGCGAGGTGTACCTGAAGCCCTGAGGCTGTGGGGGGCTCTCC contains the following coding sequences:
- the LOC125318131 gene encoding mucosal pentraxin-like, which gives rise to MARWRLCLLILAVLFSPAAPRETLRAQIWAQPPVPTLYHQLMLICEVTGEIGPQEYLWEKQGSPGPLQKHPNSILLFRPFNKTHLGTYTCTASGPQGTAVATYSLWINDMVGSVFVFPQKSQSAYVQVKAKLEQPLNNFTVCLRSFTDLTRPCSLFSYATKNQSKEIRLFKPGPGRYELYVGGKFLLFRVPKSLEESEHVCASWESSTGIVRFWFNGKPWPRKGLQRGYTVGVPASILLGQDQDSFGGRFNDQQSFMGEISSVYMWDMGISTSEVKAAMYNRPNETPIFGWRNFPYKIVGEVYLKP
- the LOC125318137 gene encoding serum amyloid P-component-like, whose product is MGHLQLWLAVLAGFTGIAAQEDLYRKVFVFRKDPSDAYVVLRARLEQPLHNFTVCLRSYTDLSRPHSLFSYATKVQDNEILLFKPKPEEYRFYVGGKFVTFRVPEGRGDWEHVCASWESATGIAEFWLNGKPWPRKGLQRGYTVGATAAILLGQEQDSFGGGFDFYNSFSGELTDVYLWDVTLSPDKMRAAFLSLRLPPALLAWNSLSYEVKGDVVVKPRLREALRA